A genomic window from Diceros bicornis minor isolate mBicDic1 chromosome 35, mDicBic1.mat.cur, whole genome shotgun sequence includes:
- the CHCHD10 gene encoding coiled-coil-helix-coiled-coil-helix domain-containing protein 10, mitochondrial, translated as MPRGSRSAAARPASRTAAPSAHPPAHLPPSATATAPAPSGQPGLMAQMASTAAGVAVGSAVGHVVGGALTGAFSGGSSEPAQPPAPQAPARAAPQPLQMGPCAYEIRQFLDCSTTQSDLSLCEGFSEALKQCKYNHGLSSLP; from the exons ATGCCCCGGGGGAGCCGCAGTGCAGCTGCCCGGCCAGCCAG CCGCACCGCCGCTCCCTCTGCCCACCCGCCCGCGCACCTGCCGCCCTCGGCCACTGCCACGGCCCCCGCCCCGTCGGGCCAGCCGGGCCTGATGGCGCAGATGGCGTCCACGGCCGCGGGGGTAGCCGTGGGCTCGGCTGTGGGACACGTCGTCGGCGGCGCCCTGACCGGAGCCTTCAGCGGGGGCAGCTCAGAGCCCGCACAGCCTCCCGCTCCGCAG GCCCCCGCTCGCGCTGCCCCGCAGCCCCTGCAGATGGGGCCCTGTGCCTACGAGATCAGGCAGTTCCTGGACTGCTCCACCACTCAGAGTGACCTGTCCCTGTGCGAGGGCTTCAGCGAGGCCCTGAAGCAGTGCAAGTACAACCACG GTCTGAGCTCCCTGCCCTGA
- the C35H22orf15 gene encoding uncharacterized protein C22orf15 homolog has protein sequence MFITVMFGAGCWELVNPWCSLVTLAIHLRQRGQVPPDATIALLAEDGHLVSLVEGLEEGASPAPSMGTALLQERRTYVLVQIIKGEGGAPIRYESLLQNLDDRCPELAEELRWLSGLPPMGDGRRRHTATRRGHQEQGPPPSRSRRVGSLPPRNR, from the exons ATGTTTATCACGGTGATGTTTGGAG CCGGCTGCTGGGAGCTGGTGAACCCCTGGTGCAGCCTGGTGACTCTGGCTATCCACCTGAGGCAGAGGGGGCAGGTGCCCCCAGATG cGACCATCGCCCTCCTGGCTGAGGACGGGCACCTGGTGAGCCTGGTCGagggcctggaggagggggctTCCCCAGCCCCCTCCATGGGCACCGCCCTGCTGCAGGAGCGTAGGACCTATGtccttgtgcagatcatca agggtgagggtggggcccccatcCGCTATGAGTCCCTATTGCAGAACCTGGATGACCGGTGTCCAGAGCTGGCAG AGGAACTGCGCTGGCTGTCGGGCCTACCCCCCATGGGTGATGGCCGGAGGAGGCACACGGCCACTCGGCGTGGCCACCAGGAGCAAGGCCCTCCTCCTTCAAGGTCTCGAAGGGTAGGCTCCCTGCCACCCAGGAACCGCTAG
- the VPREB3 gene encoding pre-B lymphocyte protein 3: protein MACWCLALLLTGVLLAGSQPALAQPESLLVFPGQVAQLSCTISPRHPIGDYGVSWYQQRAGSAPRYLLYYRSEEDHHRPSDIPDRFSAAADTAHNACILTISPVQPEDDADYYCSVGYTS, encoded by the exons aTGGCCTGCTGGTGTCTGGCCCTCCTTCTGACAGGGGTCCTCCTGGCAG GTTCCCAGCCAGCCCTGGCCCAGCCGGAGTCATTGCTGGTCTTCCCAGGCCAAGTGGCCCAACTCTCCTGCACGATCAGCCCCCGCCACCCCATTGGGGACTATGGTGTGTCTTGGTATCAGCAGCGGGCAGGCAGTGCCCCTCGCTACCTCCTCTACTACCGCTCAGAGGAAGACCACCACCGGCCCTCTGACATCCCTGACCGCTTCTCGGCAGCCGCAGACACAGCTCACAACGCCTGCATCTTGACCATCAGCCCCGTGCAGCCCGAGGACGACGCAGATTATTATTGCTCCGTGGGCTACACATCCTAG
- the ZNF70 gene encoding zinc finger protein 70: protein MEVSPASKLGETFVFEDGLEMQQELFPEEDLGDPFLQERGLEQMAVIYKEIPLGEQDEEHDDYEGNFSLCSSPVQHQSILPVNRPQDDEIFGQTFLQKSDLSICQIIHDGEEPTMEKNSHDCEKAGRGDLGPHKLHRTAQPAKPYACRECGKAFSQSSHLLRHLVIHTGEKPYECCECGKAFSQSSHLLRHQIIHTGEKPYECRECGKAFRQSSALSQHQKTHTGKRPYECGECGKDFSRSSSLRKHERIHTGEKPYQCKECGKSFNQSSGLSQHRKIHTLKKPHECDLCGKAFCHRSHLIRHQRIHTGKKPYKCEECGKAFSQSSNLIEHRKTHTGEKPYKCHKCGKAFSQSSSLIEHQRIHTGEKPYECGQCGKAFCHSSALIQHQRIHTGKKPYACNECGKAFRHRSALIEHYKTHTREKPYECNRCGKSFRGSSHLIRHQKIHTAEKF, encoded by the coding sequence ATGGAGGTTTCCCCAGCAAGCAAGCTTGGTGAGACCTTTGTGTTTGAGGATGGGTTAGAGATGCAGCAAGAACTTTTCCCAGAGGAGGACCTGGGTGACCCTTTTCTTCAGGAAAGGGGTCTAGAGCAAATGGCTGTTATCTATAAGGAGATCCCTCTTGGGGAGCAAGACGAGGAACATGATGATTATGAGGGGAATTTTAGTCTGTGCTCAAGCCCTGTTCAGCATCAGAGTATCCTGCCAGTAAACAGGCCCCAGGATGACGAAATATTTGGCCAAACCTTCCTCCAGAAATCAGACCTTAGTATATGTCAGATAATCCACGATGGAGAAGAACCCACAATGGAGAAGAACTCACATGATTGTGAGAAAGCAGGCAGGGGGGACTTGGGACCTCACAAACTTCACAGAACTGCACAACCAGCAAAGCCCTATGCGTGTCgggaatgtgggaaggccttcagcCAGAGCTCACACCTCCTCCGACACCTGGTGATCCACACGGGGGAGAAGCCCTACGAGTGCTGTGAGTGTGGGAAGGCCTTCAGCCAGAGCTCGCACCTTCTCAGACATCAGATCATCCACACCGGGGAGAAGCCCTACGAATGCCGGGAATGCGGAAAAGCCTTTCGCCAGAGCTCAGCCCTCTCGCAACATCAGAAAACCCACACTGGGAAGAGACCCTATGAGTGTGGGGAATGTGGGAAGGATTTCAGTCGGAGCTCAAGTCTCAGAAAACACGAGAGAATTCATACCGGAGAGAAACCTTATcagtgtaaggaatgtgggaaatccttcaaCCAGAGTTCAGGCCTGAGCCAGCATCGGAAAATCCACACCCTGAAGAAACCTCATGAATGTGATCTCTGTGGTAAAGCCTTTTGTCACAGGTCTCACCTTATTCGGCACCAGAGGATTCACACTGGGAAGAAACCTTACAAATGTGAAGAGTGTGGGAAGGCCTTCAGCCAGAGCTCCAACCTCATTGAACATCGTAAGACCCACACTGGCGAGAAACCCTACAAATGCCATaagtgtgggaaagccttcagccaGAGCTCGTCCCTCATCGAGCACCAGCGGATCCACACGGGGGAGAAGCCCTATGAGTGTGGCCAGTGTGGGAAGGCATTCTGCCACAGCTCTGCCCTGATCCAGCATCAGAGAATCCACACAGGGAAGAAACCCTATGCATGCAATGAGTGTGGCAAAGCCTTCCGGCACAGGTCGGCCCTTATTGAGCATTATAAAACCCACACCAGAGAGAAACCCTACGAGTGCAACAGATGTGGCAAGTCTTTCAGGGGCAGCTCGCACCTCATTCGGCATCAGAAAATCCACACTGCTGAGAAGTTCTAG